One Fibrobacter sp. UWB13 DNA window includes the following coding sequences:
- a CDS encoding Rpn family recombination-promoting nuclease/putative transposase — MNRAQHYSLLRAMEIDKKNLLKYQEIYNYAYILSDGIFKIVFAEEKDHTLLISLVNAMLDLHGGEAIKEITLEMQEFPGAFTKKDCIVDIIGTTNAGERVLVEVQQQGDEFYRDRVEYYMSRVIENQVHTSEKYELPRIYFLGLLDFTLFPEEPQKYIHHVDEMCNGRKFFPKIQKIFVEIEKFFRLEEKGITTNDSSEAAQWLRAIKVTINEEPVPEKIMQNETFRRLLDSVKLINFAEELFNCEVKNVTDLMAEHEIGFAEGKKEGHEAGLVEGRAEGFAQGKTEGHAEGFAEGKSEGRKDGLAEGKLKKACEMAAKMLAKNKPIEEIMEFTELSESEILAIKSRVAP, encoded by the coding sequence ATGAATCGTGCTCAACATTATTCCTTGCTCAGGGCAATGGAAATCGACAAGAAAAACCTTCTCAAGTACCAGGAAATCTACAACTACGCCTACATCCTCAGCGACGGCATCTTCAAGATCGTCTTCGCCGAAGAAAAGGACCACACGCTCCTCATTTCGCTTGTGAACGCGATGCTCGACTTGCATGGCGGCGAGGCTATCAAGGAAATCACGCTTGAAATGCAGGAGTTCCCCGGCGCGTTCACCAAGAAGGACTGCATCGTGGATATTATCGGAACGACCAACGCGGGCGAACGCGTGCTGGTCGAGGTGCAGCAGCAGGGTGACGAATTTTACCGCGACCGTGTGGAATATTACATGTCCCGCGTCATCGAGAATCAGGTGCATACAAGCGAAAAATACGAACTGCCCCGCATTTACTTCCTCGGGCTCTTGGACTTTACGCTTTTCCCGGAAGAACCGCAGAAGTACATCCATCACGTCGACGAGATGTGCAACGGGAGGAAGTTCTTCCCGAAAATCCAGAAGATTTTTGTGGAAATAGAGAAGTTTTTCAGGCTCGAAGAAAAGGGGATTACCACGAACGACAGCTCCGAAGCCGCGCAGTGGCTCCGCGCCATCAAGGTGACTATCAATGAGGAACCCGTTCCCGAAAAGATTATGCAGAACGAAACGTTCAGGAGGTTGCTTGATTCTGTGAAATTGATTAATTTTGCAGAAGAGCTATTCAACTGCGAGGTAAAGAACGTGACGGACTTGATGGCAGAACATGAAATCGGATTTGCCGAAGGCAAGAAAGAGGGCCACGAAGCGGGTCTCGTCGAAGGTCGCGCGGAAGGCTTCGCCCAAGGAAAAACCGAAGGACATGCTGAGGGCTTTGCAGAAGGCAAGTCCGAAGGTCGCAAAGACGGACTCGCCGAAGGCAAACTGAAGAAGGCTTGCGAAATGGCTGCCAAGATGCTTGCCAAGAATAAGCCTATAGAAGAGATTATGGAATTCACGGAGCTTTCTGAATCTGAGATTCTTGCTATCAAGTCAAGGGTTGCGCCCTAG
- a CDS encoding YtxH domain-containing protein — MNLFKPRQVKLINALIRHIKAKQNLENSSYFQVDGCIIGNGSQDFTKSHTSYGLNINGEKAQLIDIPGIEGNEEKFIDIIKNALKKAHLVCYVAKEAKGIEETTLQKIKDYMQKNVTEMVGIHNIPLQPQKEYDGDDYVEDITKKFNEANKKNSNIGEKLQSVVPEDMYKDTVGISALPGICALAIHNGKTSFAAPEKFPNNTAVAESLKSLRREQRTFLSRASDVDLLKVSHLNKLRNVIIDSCNNAPERIKKASLIRLSKLLQDDYLADITKQKTAIGEFRNKIQKRTNSLRDNIGNARDQLKRNMEHSVKNTVYDFFYQDILEKIIYPHIERHVKIDEDILNRELKSEQSRLNKKMSDDIQNAITSSSKDFAERIQNYVSDYQRGMMLDFQNISLELPEFNAESFDFKQLGSAAMTIGSYAISGFAIGNVFPGIGTLVGTIVGAFVGLVVWVAGWFTSKETKIRKAKSNARDKIEECAYETWNKMSGKIRDIANKLASKTDEVITLAYRQVESANQSYNLISDLESKIKKQVKHLDAEIELMRV; from the coding sequence ATGAACCTTTTTAAGCCTAGGCAAGTTAAACTCATAAATGCCTTAATAAGGCACATTAAGGCAAAACAGAATCTTGAAAATAGCAGCTATTTTCAAGTGGACGGCTGTATTATCGGTAATGGTAGCCAGGATTTTACAAAATCCCACACAAGCTATGGATTAAACATTAATGGAGAAAAAGCACAGCTAATCGATATCCCTGGCATTGAAGGCAATGAAGAAAAATTTATAGACATAATAAAGAATGCCCTGAAAAAAGCGCACCTTGTTTGTTACGTTGCAAAAGAAGCAAAAGGTATCGAAGAAACCACCTTGCAAAAAATCAAGGATTACATGCAAAAGAATGTTACCGAAATGGTAGGCATTCACAATATTCCATTACAACCGCAAAAGGAATATGACGGAGACGATTACGTAGAAGACATTACAAAAAAATTCAACGAAGCCAATAAGAAAAACAGCAATATCGGGGAAAAGCTTCAAAGCGTTGTTCCCGAAGATATGTATAAGGACACCGTAGGAATTTCTGCATTGCCTGGAATATGCGCTTTGGCTATTCACAATGGCAAAACCTCATTCGCTGCTCCAGAAAAATTTCCTAACAACACTGCTGTAGCAGAATCGCTGAAATCTTTACGCCGTGAACAAAGGACCTTTTTAAGTCGTGCATCGGATGTTGACCTGTTAAAAGTGAGCCATTTGAACAAACTCAGAAATGTTATTATTGACAGCTGTAACAATGCACCTGAAAGGATTAAAAAGGCTTCGTTAATCCGTCTATCCAAGCTTCTTCAAGATGACTATCTAGCCGACATTACCAAACAAAAAACTGCAATTGGAGAATTTCGTAATAAAATCCAAAAAAGAACAAATTCGCTAAGAGATAATATAGGAAACGCCCGTGATCAGCTAAAAAGGAACATGGAGCATTCTGTAAAAAATACAGTATATGATTTCTTCTATCAGGATATTTTGGAGAAAATTATTTATCCCCATATTGAACGCCATGTAAAAATTGATGAAGATATCTTGAACAGGGAACTCAAATCTGAGCAATCTAGACTGAACAAAAAGATGTCTGATGATATACAAAATGCGATAACATCATCTTCAAAAGATTTTGCGGAACGAATTCAAAACTACGTGTCCGACTACCAACGCGGCATGATGCTAGATTTCCAAAATATCTCTTTGGAGTTGCCAGAATTCAATGCGGAATCTTTTGATTTCAAGCAGCTAGGAAGTGCGGCTATGACAATCGGCAGTTATGCAATCTCTGGCTTTGCAATCGGAAACGTATTTCCAGGTATAGGAACTCTAGTTGGCACAATAGTCGGTGCATTTGTAGGTTTGGTTGTTTGGGTCGCAGGGTGGTTCACTTCAAAAGAAACCAAAATTAGAAAAGCGAAAAGTAACGCCCGCGATAAAATCGAAGAGTGTGCCTATGAAACTTGGAATAAGATGTCTGGCAAAATAAGAGACATCGCCAACAAACTCGCTTCGAAAACGGATGAAGTCATAACACTTGCTTACAGGCAAGTCGAATCAGCAAATCAGTCTTACAACTTGATCTCAGATTTGGAATCAAAAATCAAAAAACAAGTAAAACATCTTGATGCAGAAATTGAACTGATGAGGGTATAA
- a CDS encoding GTPase domain-containing protein: protein MEQNSFKTEILKFVEKLDKFSNLLTEAKKRTFSEELEKSFESSIEKVASLKNSLQDGKLRIALVGAFSDGKTSTVAGFLGHADSNMKIAEEESSDEVIEYKPENIDENLPPCLFVDTPGLFGQKYSEKTEKFVSEAHIILYIVAATNPLKDSHKETVAWLMNKLNKFDNTIFVINRMDDVCDYTDPEDFAEKEKQKKEFLIENITRFCGLNKDDAKIKNLNIVCISSDPEGKGLQDSNGKQNYWLTPEKREKYEKYSRMQNLRDTVNEVVKQTLPQKLIQDTALTAIIAEVEKNFKALDDEQSKLGEAVIPETKNTVEILERDLNNTKKDLKREIRPCREELESLEKRITTKIRSASVATLQEVVEDEIGDKDSAHKLEAHIQDILRDHFENIVNTSCQKIKSDFDLGSENIDSSLKHFVKAGADGMKSFSGIGKATVFAGRDILGKVGIAIKFKPWGAVKVAGMINKGVPIAGAAISLVLDIFTIFQTKEQQEKFANAQNTLIENIHTAFKDIYKQFNEDGVFFDSFAPQIYEIEKQIDGARTALKELENNNTFCSEAKDKIKAFLKNETFNDSCSSESNPKGLRAWIKKIMKS, encoded by the coding sequence ATGGAACAAAATTCCTTTAAAACAGAAATCTTAAAATTTGTCGAAAAACTGGACAAGTTTTCAAATCTCCTTACAGAAGCAAAGAAAAGGACTTTTTCTGAAGAATTGGAGAAATCTTTTGAATCTTCTATAGAAAAAGTAGCATCCCTCAAAAACAGCCTTCAGGATGGCAAACTGAGAATTGCCCTTGTCGGAGCTTTTTCCGACGGAAAGACGAGTACTGTCGCTGGTTTTTTGGGACATGCCGATAGCAACATGAAAATTGCTGAAGAGGAATCTTCTGACGAGGTTATTGAATACAAACCAGAAAATATTGATGAGAATCTTCCACCTTGTTTATTTGTTGATACTCCAGGGCTTTTTGGACAAAAATACTCAGAAAAAACGGAAAAATTTGTATCTGAAGCCCATATCATCTTGTACATTGTCGCTGCAACTAACCCACTAAAAGATAGCCATAAAGAAACAGTTGCATGGCTGATGAATAAATTAAATAAATTCGATAACACCATTTTTGTCATTAACAGAATGGATGATGTATGCGATTACACTGATCCTGAAGATTTCGCAGAAAAAGAGAAACAAAAGAAAGAATTTCTCATTGAAAACATTACCCGGTTCTGCGGTCTTAATAAAGATGATGCTAAAATAAAGAACTTGAACATCGTCTGCATTTCCTCGGACCCAGAAGGCAAAGGTTTGCAAGATTCCAACGGAAAGCAGAATTATTGGTTGACTCCCGAAAAGAGGGAAAAATACGAAAAGTATTCCCGCATGCAAAACTTGAGGGATACAGTCAATGAAGTTGTCAAGCAAACCTTACCCCAAAAGCTAATCCAAGATACCGCTCTCACCGCAATCATTGCCGAAGTGGAAAAAAACTTCAAGGCATTAGATGATGAACAAAGCAAATTAGGCGAAGCAGTCATTCCAGAAACAAAAAATACTGTAGAAATTCTAGAAAGAGATCTTAATAACACAAAAAAGGACTTAAAGCGCGAAATTCGCCCATGCCGTGAAGAGCTTGAATCCCTAGAAAAAAGAATTACTACAAAAATCAGAAGCGCATCTGTGGCAACATTGCAAGAGGTCGTTGAAGATGAAATCGGTGACAAAGACAGTGCGCATAAACTTGAAGCACATATTCAGGATATTCTGCGAGATCATTTTGAAAACATTGTCAACACCTCCTGTCAAAAAATCAAATCCGATTTCGATTTAGGCAGTGAAAACATCGATTCTTCCTTAAAGCACTTTGTAAAAGCAGGTGCCGACGGAATGAAGAGTTTTAGCGGCATCGGTAAAGCAACTGTTTTTGCTGGCAGGGATATCTTAGGAAAAGTCGGCATTGCCATTAAGTTCAAACCATGGGGTGCTGTAAAAGTTGCCGGCATGATTAATAAGGGCGTTCCTATAGCAGGTGCTGCTATTTCCTTGGTTCTCGACATTTTCACTATATTTCAAACCAAGGAACAGCAGGAAAAATTTGCAAATGCTCAAAATACATTGATAGAAAATATCCATACAGCATTCAAAGACATTTATAAACAGTTTAATGAAGATGGGGTCTTCTTCGATTCTTTTGCACCGCAGATTTATGAAATAGAAAAACAAATCGATGGCGCCCGCACGGCTCTAAAAGAACTCGAAAATAACAATACATTTTGTAGTGAAGCAAAAGATAAAATTAAGGCTTTTCTGAAAAACGAGACCTTCAACGACTCTTGTTCAAGCGAATCAAATCCCAAAGGGCTTCGCGCATGGATTAAAAAAATTATGAAAAGCTAA
- a CDS encoding 4Fe-4S single cluster domain-containing protein, producing the protein MFGFSLLKVDRIQEKTGVLGPGIRAVIWFHGCFRHCPGCIAAGMNKSQDFTEYTVDELFQKVASVEGIEGITISGGEPLMQNLDELYEFLMLVRQKTSLSVMLYTGYLLQEVNEDENKKRLLDFVDILVDGPYVEELDHGQLWRGSENQRVYFLSSRYSEAQDGFAQKKGRPIECKFINASDFSLTGVPPRGFRKSLSRRMAEKGLIINW; encoded by the coding sequence GTGTTTGGGTTTTCATTGCTAAAAGTCGACCGAATACAAGAAAAAACAGGCGTTCTTGGACCTGGCATACGAGCCGTGATCTGGTTTCACGGCTGTTTTCGCCATTGCCCTGGCTGCATTGCCGCAGGGATGAACAAGTCTCAGGATTTTACCGAATACACGGTAGACGAGCTGTTCCAGAAGGTTGCATCGGTTGAAGGCATAGAGGGAATCACCATCTCTGGCGGCGAACCCTTGATGCAAAACCTAGACGAACTGTACGAGTTCCTGATGTTGGTCAGGCAAAAGACATCCTTGAGCGTAATGCTCTATACGGGGTACCTGTTGCAAGAGGTCAACGAAGACGAAAACAAGAAGCGACTGCTTGACTTTGTGGACATCCTAGTCGATGGCCCCTACGTCGAGGAACTGGACCATGGACAACTATGGAGAGGCTCCGAAAACCAGAGGGTTTATTTTCTCTCTTCGCGGTACTCCGAAGCCCAAGATGGTTTCGCGCAGAAGAAGGGGCGCCCCATAGAATGTAAGTTTATAAATGCCTCCGATTTTTCCCTGACGGGAGTTCCGCCTCGCGGGTTCAGGAAATCTCTTTCGAGAAGAATGGCAGAAAAGGGTTTAATTATTAACTGGTAA
- a CDS encoding AAA family ATPase: MNSIFFNKRIEGPFKETYKGYNQYIFTGDIDDLFLMDSSELGINRKLCRIEDAFAEYGKKEKYDIVITVKEDQNLSFGNSQQEELFNRLASGSSEKLVEEGKKAKAFTPRKKREEQSSASQSQTNENATNPNAQNSKRQVEEQAQGNDGLNRLNRITRVLQNTNTKTLVIYPNPEKMIVGGNVDAPTMQKIEVIVKKWRDIIQEANPETRTVLIINPHRLKEFRMVEHTLSCYDHNCKEITISNPPVDEMKTWLKKYRKENNIQGTKNDRDRVVLTGRANGGSLQNFISWVQGFFWTNPNLCNWSDLIAHENQDAVESVDGLIERLDEMIGLDDVKKEIKTIKENAEKNHDTAAEASYHMFFLGNPGTGKTVVADIVARLFWAMELRTSKKVVNVAIQDIISQYNEGETIQKMKDKVQEAMGGVLFIDEAYLFAESDWGRKAFQVLLTEMENNRNNLTVILAGYEERLQALKDVNPGIDNRIRIKLHFKDYSKEEKLRIFKLFLKKNNEEKETKYHLSPEAEQKLLRVLDSCEGNGRGVRNVFDYTLQKAGNAEEITENHIYDPHEIHPDEADKVIQDINREFIGMEDLKDRLKQYFKRIQWNVQRNKILGITKPSNYAYRIRFTGPPGTGKTSIARYMGRFFHAMGITETDGFQECGATSLKGAYVGHAQKAVNNLFHENRGKVIFIDEIYSLYNPDAHQDDSFSREVIDTLVRCLTAEEYQSTVVIVAGYKDRVDKFMEANPGLASRIPDEIEFQNYSANDCYKIFVAEAQKHQYEVLDGCQEKLEAYFQAEIDKNQSNFGNARDVKATFGLVETNVMNRVFSDSEMLSLAKTKPTREQFTQIIPEDIPAAAPIAKKNED; encoded by the coding sequence ATGAATAGCATCTTTTTCAACAAGCGAATTGAAGGTCCGTTCAAGGAGACCTACAAAGGTTACAACCAGTATATTTTTACTGGCGATATCGACGACCTGTTTTTGATGGATTCTTCTGAACTGGGAATCAATCGCAAACTTTGCAGGATTGAAGATGCCTTTGCGGAATATGGCAAGAAAGAAAAGTACGACATTGTCATTACCGTAAAAGAAGACCAGAATCTTTCTTTTGGCAACAGTCAGCAAGAAGAATTATTCAACAGGCTTGCGAGCGGGTCTAGCGAAAAACTCGTGGAAGAAGGGAAAAAAGCAAAGGCGTTCACCCCACGCAAAAAAAGAGAAGAACAGTCTAGCGCATCTCAAAGCCAGACTAATGAAAATGCAACTAATCCCAACGCCCAAAACTCAAAACGCCAAGTTGAAGAACAAGCGCAAGGCAACGACGGTCTCAACCGCTTGAACAGAATTACACGAGTTCTGCAAAATACAAACACCAAGACACTTGTAATTTACCCCAATCCCGAAAAGATGATTGTCGGCGGGAATGTCGATGCCCCGACCATGCAAAAAATCGAAGTCATCGTTAAGAAATGGCGCGACATTATCCAAGAAGCCAATCCGGAAACAAGGACGGTACTGATTATCAATCCCCACCGGTTAAAAGAATTCCGAATGGTGGAACACACCTTATCTTGCTATGACCACAACTGCAAGGAAATAACCATTTCGAATCCGCCAGTCGATGAAATGAAGACATGGCTAAAAAAATACCGTAAAGAAAACAACATTCAAGGAACAAAGAACGATAGAGACCGAGTAGTCCTCACGGGTCGAGCCAATGGCGGAAGCTTGCAGAACTTCATCAGTTGGGTTCAAGGATTCTTCTGGACAAATCCAAATTTGTGCAATTGGAGTGACCTGATTGCGCATGAAAATCAAGATGCAGTCGAATCCGTCGATGGGCTTATAGAGCGCCTCGACGAAATGATTGGGCTTGATGACGTGAAAAAAGAAATCAAGACCATCAAGGAAAACGCTGAAAAAAATCACGACACCGCAGCAGAAGCATCTTACCACATGTTCTTTCTGGGCAATCCCGGTACAGGCAAGACAGTCGTCGCAGACATTGTCGCAAGGCTTTTCTGGGCTATGGAATTGCGCACAAGCAAAAAGGTCGTAAACGTCGCTATTCAAGATATCATAAGCCAATACAACGAAGGCGAAACCATCCAAAAAATGAAGGACAAAGTCCAAGAAGCCATGGGTGGTGTCCTTTTCATTGACGAAGCATACCTATTCGCCGAAAGCGACTGGGGACGTAAGGCTTTCCAAGTTCTCTTGACCGAAATGGAAAACAACCGCAATAACTTGACGGTAATTCTTGCTGGGTACGAGGAACGCTTGCAGGCACTAAAGGATGTGAACCCCGGTATCGACAACCGTATTCGAATTAAACTACATTTCAAGGATTATTCAAAGGAAGAAAAACTCAGAATTTTCAAATTGTTCCTAAAAAAGAACAATGAAGAAAAAGAGACCAAGTATCATCTTTCTCCCGAAGCCGAGCAGAAATTGCTCCGCGTACTCGATTCCTGTGAAGGAAATGGACGTGGAGTCAGAAATGTATTCGATTACACCTTGCAAAAAGCTGGGAATGCCGAAGAAATTACTGAAAATCACATCTATGATCCCCACGAAATCCATCCGGATGAAGCCGATAAGGTCATACAGGATATCAATCGAGAATTCATCGGAATGGAAGATCTGAAGGACCGCCTCAAGCAATACTTTAAACGTATCCAATGGAATGTCCAACGTAACAAGATTTTGGGAATAACAAAGCCCTCTAATTATGCCTACCGCATCCGCTTTACAGGTCCTCCGGGTACCGGCAAGACATCAATTGCACGCTACATGGGCCGATTCTTCCACGCCATGGGCATTACTGAAACTGATGGATTCCAGGAATGTGGTGCAACCTCGCTCAAGGGCGCCTATGTCGGACATGCGCAAAAAGCGGTCAACAACCTGTTCCACGAAAATCGAGGCAAGGTCATTTTCATCGATGAAATCTATAGCCTCTACAACCCCGACGCCCATCAGGACGATTCGTTCTCGCGCGAAGTGATTGATACGCTCGTTCGCTGCTTGACTGCCGAAGAATATCAGAGTACGGTCGTCATTGTCGCAGGCTACAAAGATCGAGTCGACAAGTTCATGGAAGCAAACCCTGGTCTTGCAAGCCGCATCCCCGATGAAATTGAATTCCAAAACTACTCCGCCAACGACTGCTACAAAATTTTTGTCGCCGAAGCCCAAAAGCATCAGTACGAAGTTTTGGACGGATGTCAAGAAAAGCTGGAAGCTTACTTCCAAGCCGAAATCGACAAAAATCAGTCCAATTTCGGAAACGCCCGCGACGTGAAGGCAACCTTCGGACTTGTCGAGACTAACGTCATGAACAGAGTTTTTTCAGACTCTGAAATGTTGTCTTTGGCAAAAACAAAGCCAACAAGGGAACAGTTTACACAAATTATCCCAGAAGACATTCCCGCCGCTGCCCCAATCGCAAAAAAGAATGAGGATTAA